In Epinephelus lanceolatus isolate andai-2023 chromosome 16, ASM4190304v1, whole genome shotgun sequence, one DNA window encodes the following:
- the LOC144467406 gene encoding uncharacterized protein LOC144467406: MKFKESVCVDNYAWVCKHHNHRGRKLKRSIRHKSIFSKSKVSLFNWMRFVYRRIIPNILCFQQYGRGRMAGGWKRKKWVFGMLGVNRRGRRHAKPVLRLVERRRRRDLVPLIAHHVKVGSTIISDEWRAYRNALPQLGYTHFTVNHSVSYVDAQTGAHTQHIERAWRMVKENVWRLRGNRTEELLVDHLRVIEWYECLAHKHRKGPLGRIIHDIAVMYGH, from the exons aTGAAATTCAAGGAATCAGTTTGTGTGGACAACTATGCATg GGTTTGCAAACACCATAACCACAGAGGGAGGAAACTGAAGAGGTCAATTAGACACAAATCTATATTCAGCAAGTCAAAGGTCTCCCTCTTCAACTGGATGCGCTTTGTGTACAG AAGAATAATTCCtaatattttatgttttcaaCAGTATGGACGGGGACGAATGGCTGGTGGCTGGAAGAGGAAGAAGTGGGTGTTTGGGATGCTAGGTGTGAACCGGAGAGGGAGAAGACATGCAAAGCCTGTTCTTCGCTTAGtcgagagaagaagaaggagagatCTGGTGCCACTTATAGCTCACCATGTTAAAGTGGGATCTACAATAATAAGTGATGAGTGGCGGGCTTATCGCAATGCTTTACCTCAGCTAGGTTACACCCATTTCACTGtcaatcacagtgtgtcataTGTCGATGCCCAAACAGGTGCACATACTCAGCACATAGAGAGGGCCTGGAGAATGGTTAAGGAAAATGTGTGGAGACTCAGGGGGAATCGTACAGAGGAGTTACTGGTAGACCATCTCAGAGTTATTGAATGGTATGAGTGTCTTGCCCATAAGCATCGCAAAGGGCCATTAGGACGGATAATCCATGACATTGCTGTGATGTATGGACATTAA
- the LOC144467465 gene encoding uncharacterized protein LOC144467465, which translates to MNTRSGKMSDTSVPSGDAQNTETNSGTVGRKRKKSTAGTSGKKKTTPVDHAVHMDNNGDDTEATVAPTAFLHIKKKQLKLCEAKKKQHTLTEKISDLTKERDSLRQQVGQTRHPEEVIKRYRKVLKAYKKGRKLSVAYRKVGVDRNTVIANAPICELAVVAP; encoded by the exons ATGAATACACGGTCTGGTAAAATGTCAGATACCAGTGTTCCCAGCGGCGATGCGCAAAATACCGAGACAAATTCAGGTACTGtcgggagaaagagaaagaagtcAACAGCGGGTACTTCCGGTAAAAAGAAAACTACACCTGTGGACCATGCTGTACACATGGACAACAACGGTGACG ATACTGAGGCAACTGTAGCTCCAACAGCATTTTTACATATTAAGAAGAAGCAGCTTAAGCTCTGTGAGGCCAAGAAGAAgcagcacacactcacagaaaaAATCAGTGACCTGACTAAGGAGAGAGACTCCCTCCGCCAACAAGTTGGTCAAA CACGTCATCCTGAGGAGGTCATCAAGAGATACAGAAAAGTCCTTAAGGCGTACAAGAAAGGAAGAAAGCTGAGTGTGGCATATCGAAAGGTCGGTGTCGACCGAAACACCGTCATCGCCAATGCCCCAATCTGTGAGCTGGCTGTTGTGGCCCCATAG